From Dioscorea cayenensis subsp. rotundata cultivar TDr96_F1 chromosome 13, TDr96_F1_v2_PseudoChromosome.rev07_lg8_w22 25.fasta, whole genome shotgun sequence, the proteins below share one genomic window:
- the LOC120274707 gene encoding L-type lectin-domain containing receptor kinase SIT2-like isoform X3: MSVKIFFCALLLRLGLSASDDFAYNGFKGVSLSLDGSAGITSDGLLMLTNVTRHAMGHAFFPSPLRFKNSQADNVLSFSTTFVFAIFPEHKMLGNGGFTFVLSPSKDLTKASADYFLGIVNITNNGNASNHILAVEFDTGQSTETEDIYDNHVGIDINSVISNYSKPAGFISDDDGKSQNLILLSGEPMQVWIEYNGTNMQFNVTLAPLWKPKPKIALLSSTINLSSIILDRMYVGFSGSVGTLYLYHYILGWSFNMEGKASALNLSSLPPLPQNLTSSEKKRKTLVLWLPLTIFLVLLTIAGATLTMVRKKKFSELHDDWELEFEANRFPYEQLYKATRGFKDKYLLGIGGSGRVYRGVLPGSKLEVAVKRVSHESKQGVREFVAEIVSLGKLRHRNLVQLLGYCRRKGELLLVYEYMPNGSLDKFLFSETKQSLDWSLRFRIIKGVASGLRYLHDGWDQVVIHRDIKASNVLLDGYMNGRLGDFGLARLYDRGAAARTTNVVGSPGFLAPELARTCKVTMSSDVFAFGAFLLEVACGRRAIEPDKQESEQVLVDWVFANWKMGTIYKTKDPRLGNDYVLEELDLVLKLGLLCSHPSPSARPSMRQITRFLNGDVPPPEMLPYQCHASGSF, translated from the coding sequence ATGTCTGTGAAAATTTTCTTCTGTGCTCTCCTTTTGAGACTTGGGCTTTCGGCAAGTGATGATTTTGCATACAATGGATTCAAGGGTGTGAGCCTCAGCCTGGATGGTTCAGCAGGAATTACATCGGATGGTCTCCTGATGCTGACCAATGTTACGAGGCATGCCATGGGCCAtgctttctttccttctccaCTGAGGTTCAAAAACTCTCAGGCTGATAatgttctctctttctctacCACATTTGTCTTTGCCATTTTCCCTGAGCACAAAATGCTTGGTAACGGTGggtttacttttgttctctcaCCTTCAAAAGACTTGACAAAAGCTTCTGCAGATTATTTTCTTGGCATTGTGAACATAACGAACAATGGAAATGCATCCAATCATATCTTGGCTGTTGAGTTTGACACAGGGCAAAGCACTGAGACAGAAGACATTTATGACAACCATGTTGGCATTGACATCAATAGTGTTATATCTAATTACTCAAAACCTGCCGGTTTCATATCAGATGATGATGGTAAATCTCAGAACCTAATCCTTTTGAGTGGCGAGCCAATGCAAGTCTGGATAGAATATAATGGTACAAACATGCAGTTCAATGTAACTTTAGCTCCCCTCTGGAAGCCTAAACCCAAGATTGCTCTCCTATCGTCTACCATAAATCTATCTAGCATTATTTTGGACCGTATGTATGTTGGTTTCTCTGGTTCAGTGGGAACTCTTTATTTGTACCATTATATTCTTGGTTGGAGCTTTAATATGGAAGGTAAAGCTTCTGCGCTTAACCTATCAAGTCTCCCACCACTGCCTCAAAATTTGACATCATCAGAGAAGAAACGGAAGACTCTAGTGCTATGGCTTCCCTTGactatttttcttgttctattgaCCATTGCGGGTGCCACACTTACAATGGTAAGGAAGAAAAAGTTTTCAGAGTTACATGATGACTGGGAGCTAGAATTTGAGGCCAACAGATTCCCTTACGAGCAACTATACAAGGCAACAAGAGGTTTCAAGGATAAGTATCTTCTTGGAATTGGAGGTTCTGGTAGGGTATATAGAGGAGTTTTACCAGGTTCTAAATTGGAAGTGGCAGTTAAGAGAGTCTCCCATGAGTCCAAGCAAGGAGTAAGGGAGTTTGTGGCAGAAATTGTGAGCCTGGGTAAGCTCCGGCATCGAAACTTGGTTCAGCTCTTGGGGTACTGTAGGCGCAAAGGAGAGCTTCTTTTAGTGTATGAGTACATGCCAAACGGGAGCCTTGATAAATTTCTATTCAGTGAAACCAAACAAAGTCTTGATTGGAGTTTGAGGTTTAGGATAATCAAAGGTGTGGCATCTGGTCTCCGGTATTTACATGATGGTTGGGATCAAGTTGTGATTCATAGAGACATTAAGGCCAGCAATGTGTTGCTTGATGGTTATATGAATGGGAGGCTTGGTGATTTTGGACTTGCAAGGTTATATGATCGTGGTGCTGCTGCTCGGACTACCAATGTTGTAGGAAGTCCTGGTTTTCTGGCACCTGAGCTTGCTAGAACTTGCAAGGTCACAATGAGCAGTGATGTGTTTGCCTTTGGGGCTTTTCTGCTGGAGGTTGCTTGTGGGAGGAGGGCCATAGAACCAGATAAACAAGAGTCGGAACAGGTTTTGGTCGACTGGGTGTTTGCAAATTGGAAAATGGGAACCATATATAAGACAAAGGACCCAAGATTGGGAAATGATTACGTGTTGGAGGAGTTAGATTTGGTTTTGAAACTTGGATTGCTTTGTTCACATCCTTCGCCTTCAGCAAGGCCAAGTATGAGGCAAATTACACGGTTCCTAAACGGAGATGTGCCTCCCCCGGAGATGCTTCcttatcaatgtcatgccagtGGTagtttttga
- the LOC120274707 gene encoding L-type lectin-domain containing receptor kinase SIT2-like isoform X1 codes for MGSASAHHTSTIANESQWVTLNREEISQVGKTMYLHYLCGRFIYCISEQPVNQMISQLLRVALLCHLFLHITASAGDHEFTFNGFSYANLSLDGDVNLASSGLLQLTNATRQSKGQAFYPSPLRFKMHDSTSVRSFSTTFVFAIVTEYPGFSSYGFTFCISPTTALHGDSGHYLGLFNSTNNGLSSNHIIGVEFDTLKTPEYHDIDDNHVGIDIHNLISSSSYTAGYYTGDTDAEFQNMNLSSGQRIQVWIEYDSKALQLNVTLAPFQLPMPKRSLLSLDIDLSSHISQDMYVGFTASKGGDFSTHSFLGWSFKMDGNANALDLESLPSLPTLSTNREKFKTLTIWLPVCAFLGLLTAALIIRYAVARRTKYAEVREDWEQEYGPRRFSYKELYQATDGFKDECFLGDGGFGSVYRGVLPTTKAEVAVKKVSHNSKQGMREFVAEVVSLGQLRHRNLVNLLGYCRRKTELILVYEFMPNGSLDKYLFRETTPCLDWNHRFRIIEGVASGVLYLHEEWVKVVIHRDIKASNVLLDSEFNARLGDFGLARLYDHGTDFQATRVMGTRGYLAPELARCGKATTSSDVYAFGVFLLEVACGRRPIELIEDGDGEDVVLAEWVLDNWRRGDILASSDGRLDKQYVLEEMELVLKLGLLCCHPVPTSRPSMNQAMEYLNGDSPLPEFTPFSLSADILASHADEGFDNYKLSWLSSEAESWRLKKTKRRSKNKRKQLKEEISSAAELQKPDWTNQISGEEGAKRV; via the exons ATGGGTTCAGCATCAGCACATCATACAAGCACA ATTGCAAATGAAAGCCAGTGGGTCACACTTAATAGAGAAGAAATTTCTCAAGTTGGAAAAACTATGTATCTGCATTATTTATGTGGAAGatttatttattgcatttcAGAGCAACCAGTGAATCAGATGATATCTCAGCTTCTGAGAGTTGCATTACTCTGCCATCTATTCTTGCACATTACAGCTTCTGCTGGAGACCATGAGTTTACCTTCAATGGATTCAGCTATGCAAATCTCAGCCTTGATGGCGATGTGAACTTGGCTTCTAGTGGGCTTTTGCAACTCACCAATGCAACACGACAATCCAAGGGCCAGGCATTCTACCCTTCACCGCTCCGCTTCAAGATGCATGACTCCACTTCTGTTCGCTCCTTCTCCACCACTTTTGTATTCGCCATTGTCACCGAGTACCCTGGCTTCAGTAGCTATGGTTTCACCTTCTGCATCTCTCCAACCACGGCACTCCATGGAGACTCAGGCCACTACCTGGGCCTTTTCAATTCCACAAACAATGGCCTTTCTTCAAATCACATCATCGGTGTGGAGTTTGATACACTAAAAACACCAGAATACCATGACATTGATGACAACCATGTTGGTATTGATATCCACAATTTGATTTCCAGCAGCTCTTACACTGCAGGCTATTATACTGGTGACACTGATGCAGAGTTTCAGAACATGAACCTTAGCAGTGGGCAGAGGATACAAGTATGGATAGAGTATGATAGCAAAGCTCTTCAACTCAATGTGACTTTAGCTCCATTTCAGCTGCCAATGCCCAAACGCTCTCTTCTGTCATTGGATATTGATCTGTCCAGCCATATATCCCAGGACATGTATGTAGGCTTCACTGCATCCAAGGGTGGTGATTTTTCCACTCATAGCTTTCTTGGTTGGAGTTTCAAGATGGATGGAAACGCAAACGCTCTTGATCTTGAGAGCTTGCCTTCACTCCCTACTCTCAGCACCAATAGGGAGAAATTTAAGACTCTGACAATCTGGTTACCTGTGTGTGCATTTCTTGGCTTGTTAACTGCGGCTTTGATCATCAGGTATGCGGTGGCCAGGAGAACCAAGTATGCAGAGGTGCGAGAAGACTGGGAGCAGGAGTATGGTCCTCGTCGTTTCTCATATAAGGAACTCTACCAAGCAACAGACGGCTTCAAGGACGAGTGTTTTCTTGGGGATGGAGGCTTTGGTAGTGTCTACAGAGGAGTGTTACCAACCACCAAAGCAGAAGTTGCTGTCAAGAAAGTCTCCCATAATTCAAAACAAGGAATGAGAGAATTTGTTGCTGAGGTTGTGAGCCTTGGCCAGCTCCGGCACCGGAATTTAGTAAATCTCTTGGGCTACTGCCGCCGTAAAACAGAACTAATCTTAGTCTATGAATTCATGCCCAATGGCAGTTTAGACAAGTACCTATTCAGGGAAACAACACCATGTCTAGACTGGAATCACAGATTCAGAATCATTGAAGGAGTGGCTTCAGGCGTTCTCTACTTGCATGAAGAGTGGGTGAAGGTGGTAATTCACAGAGACATCAAGGCAAGCAATGTGTTGCTTGACAGTGAATTCAATGCAAGGCTTGGGGACTTTGGCCTCGCTAGATTATATGACCATGGGACTGATTTTCAGGCAACTCGTGTTATGGGCACAAGGGGGTATCTAGCTCCAGAGCTGGCAAGGTGTGGCAAAGCCACAACAAGCAGTGATGTGTATGCATTTGGGGTATTCCTTCTTGAAGTTGCATGTGGCCGGAGACCAATAGAACTGATAGAAGATGGAGATGGTGAGGATGTTGTTTTGGCTGAATGGGTGTTGGATAATTGGAGAAGGGGAGACATTCTTGCTTCCAGTGATGGCAGGCTAGATAAACAGTATGTGTTGGAAGAGATGGAGCTGGTGCTGAAGCTGGGATTGCTCTGTTGTCACCCTGTGCCCACTTCCAGGCCAAGCATGAATCAAGCCATGGAGTACCTTAATGGGGATTCTCCACTTCCTGAATTTACACCCTTTTCATTGAGTGCTGATATCTTGGCCTCACATGCAGATGAAGGCTTTGATAACTATAAATTATCTTGGCTGTCTTCAGAGGCAGAG agctGGAGGctgaaaaagacaaaaagaagaagcaaaaataaaaggaaGCAACTAAAAGAAGAGATCTCTAGCGCGGCAGAGCTCCAAAAGCCAGATTGGACAAATCAAATCTCTGGAGAAGAGGGAGCGAAGAGGGTTTAG
- the LOC120274707 gene encoding L-type lectin-domain containing receptor kinase SIT2-like isoform X2 — protein sequence MGSASAHHTSTIANESQWVTLNREEISQVGKTMYLHYLCGRFIYCISEQPVNQMISQLLRVALLCHLFLHITASAGDHEFTFNGFSYANLSLDGDVNLASSGLLQLTNATRQSKGQAFYPSPLRFKMHDSTSVRSFSTTFVFAIVTEYPGFSSYGFTFCISPTTALHGDSGHYLGLFNSTNNGLSSNHIIGVEFDTLKTPEYHDIDDNHVGIDIHNLISSSSYTAGYYTGDTDAEFQNMNLSSGQRIQVWIEYDSKALQLNVTLAPFQLPMPKRSLLSLDIDLSSHISQDMYVGFTASKGGDFSTHSFLGWSFKMDGNANALDLESLPSLPTLSTNREKFKTLTIWLPVCAFLGLLTAALIIRYAVARRTKYAEVREDWEQEYGPRRFSYKELYQATDGFKDECFLGDGGFGSVYRGVLPTTKAEVAVKKVSHNSKQGMREFVAEVVSLGQLRHRNLVNLLGYCRRKTELILVYEFMPNGSLDKYLFRETTPCLDWNHRFRIIEGVASGVLYLHEEWVKVVIHRDIKASNVLLDSEFNARLGDFGLARLYDHGTDFQATRVMGTRGYLAPELARCGKATTSSDVYAFGVFLLEVACGRRPIELIEDGDGEDVVLAEWVLDNWRRGDILASSDGRLDKQYVLEEMELVLKLGLLCCHPVPTSRPSMNQAMEYLNGDSPLPEFTPFSLSADILASHADEGFDNYKLSWLSSEAEKELEAEKDKKKKQK from the exons ATGGGTTCAGCATCAGCACATCATACAAGCACA ATTGCAAATGAAAGCCAGTGGGTCACACTTAATAGAGAAGAAATTTCTCAAGTTGGAAAAACTATGTATCTGCATTATTTATGTGGAAGatttatttattgcatttcAGAGCAACCAGTGAATCAGATGATATCTCAGCTTCTGAGAGTTGCATTACTCTGCCATCTATTCTTGCACATTACAGCTTCTGCTGGAGACCATGAGTTTACCTTCAATGGATTCAGCTATGCAAATCTCAGCCTTGATGGCGATGTGAACTTGGCTTCTAGTGGGCTTTTGCAACTCACCAATGCAACACGACAATCCAAGGGCCAGGCATTCTACCCTTCACCGCTCCGCTTCAAGATGCATGACTCCACTTCTGTTCGCTCCTTCTCCACCACTTTTGTATTCGCCATTGTCACCGAGTACCCTGGCTTCAGTAGCTATGGTTTCACCTTCTGCATCTCTCCAACCACGGCACTCCATGGAGACTCAGGCCACTACCTGGGCCTTTTCAATTCCACAAACAATGGCCTTTCTTCAAATCACATCATCGGTGTGGAGTTTGATACACTAAAAACACCAGAATACCATGACATTGATGACAACCATGTTGGTATTGATATCCACAATTTGATTTCCAGCAGCTCTTACACTGCAGGCTATTATACTGGTGACACTGATGCAGAGTTTCAGAACATGAACCTTAGCAGTGGGCAGAGGATACAAGTATGGATAGAGTATGATAGCAAAGCTCTTCAACTCAATGTGACTTTAGCTCCATTTCAGCTGCCAATGCCCAAACGCTCTCTTCTGTCATTGGATATTGATCTGTCCAGCCATATATCCCAGGACATGTATGTAGGCTTCACTGCATCCAAGGGTGGTGATTTTTCCACTCATAGCTTTCTTGGTTGGAGTTTCAAGATGGATGGAAACGCAAACGCTCTTGATCTTGAGAGCTTGCCTTCACTCCCTACTCTCAGCACCAATAGGGAGAAATTTAAGACTCTGACAATCTGGTTACCTGTGTGTGCATTTCTTGGCTTGTTAACTGCGGCTTTGATCATCAGGTATGCGGTGGCCAGGAGAACCAAGTATGCAGAGGTGCGAGAAGACTGGGAGCAGGAGTATGGTCCTCGTCGTTTCTCATATAAGGAACTCTACCAAGCAACAGACGGCTTCAAGGACGAGTGTTTTCTTGGGGATGGAGGCTTTGGTAGTGTCTACAGAGGAGTGTTACCAACCACCAAAGCAGAAGTTGCTGTCAAGAAAGTCTCCCATAATTCAAAACAAGGAATGAGAGAATTTGTTGCTGAGGTTGTGAGCCTTGGCCAGCTCCGGCACCGGAATTTAGTAAATCTCTTGGGCTACTGCCGCCGTAAAACAGAACTAATCTTAGTCTATGAATTCATGCCCAATGGCAGTTTAGACAAGTACCTATTCAGGGAAACAACACCATGTCTAGACTGGAATCACAGATTCAGAATCATTGAAGGAGTGGCTTCAGGCGTTCTCTACTTGCATGAAGAGTGGGTGAAGGTGGTAATTCACAGAGACATCAAGGCAAGCAATGTGTTGCTTGACAGTGAATTCAATGCAAGGCTTGGGGACTTTGGCCTCGCTAGATTATATGACCATGGGACTGATTTTCAGGCAACTCGTGTTATGGGCACAAGGGGGTATCTAGCTCCAGAGCTGGCAAGGTGTGGCAAAGCCACAACAAGCAGTGATGTGTATGCATTTGGGGTATTCCTTCTTGAAGTTGCATGTGGCCGGAGACCAATAGAACTGATAGAAGATGGAGATGGTGAGGATGTTGTTTTGGCTGAATGGGTGTTGGATAATTGGAGAAGGGGAGACATTCTTGCTTCCAGTGATGGCAGGCTAGATAAACAGTATGTGTTGGAAGAGATGGAGCTGGTGCTGAAGCTGGGATTGCTCTGTTGTCACCCTGTGCCCACTTCCAGGCCAAGCATGAATCAAGCCATGGAGTACCTTAATGGGGATTCTCCACTTCCTGAATTTACACCCTTTTCATTGAGTGCTGATATCTTGGCCTCACATGCAGATGAAGGCTTTGATAACTATAAATTATCTTGGCTGTCTTCAGAGGCAGAG aaagagctGGAGGctgaaaaagacaaaaagaagaagcaaaaataa